A single window of [Clostridium] hylemonae DSM 15053 DNA harbors:
- a CDS encoding galactose ABC transporter substrate-binding protein gives MKSLRFTMAGVCLAGLLTLTVAGCAQNAERDKKDTIKIGVAIYRGDDVFISSVSSSMEEAVKEKEEELDRKIIVNIADAKNSQGSQNDQVDDFISKGYDVICVNMVDRTAAAVIVDKAKEAGIPIIFFNREPVEEDMGIWDQTYYVGTDAKEAGELEGQIVADAFKAAPEQIDKNGDGKLQYVMLEGEQVHQDSLIRTEYSVKTILKEGIPTEKLASGTGNWMRSPAYELMQEWIKEYGDRIEAVISNNDEMAMGAVEALEENGMTGSSGPIVVGIDGTRDGLEKIVKGEMIGTVMNVAQKQAECMVEIACYCAQDENPKGQVEYLNGRYVRIPHYIVTADNIDEVINDK, from the coding sequence ATGAAAAGTTTGAGATTCACAATGGCGGGAGTGTGCCTTGCAGGGCTTTTGACGCTGACTGTTGCAGGGTGTGCACAAAACGCGGAACGTGATAAGAAAGATACGATCAAGATAGGGGTGGCTATTTACAGAGGAGACGACGTGTTTATCTCCTCGGTAAGTTCTTCGATGGAAGAGGCTGTGAAGGAAAAGGAAGAGGAGCTGGACCGGAAGATCATCGTCAATATCGCTGACGCCAAAAATAGCCAGGGAAGTCAGAACGATCAGGTGGACGATTTTATCAGTAAGGGGTATGATGTCATCTGTGTAAATATGGTAGACCGTACCGCGGCGGCAGTGATCGTAGATAAGGCGAAGGAAGCGGGCATTCCGATCATCTTTTTTAACCGGGAACCGGTGGAGGAGGATATGGGCATATGGGATCAGACATATTATGTCGGAACGGACGCAAAGGAAGCGGGAGAGCTGGAGGGCCAGATCGTAGCAGATGCCTTTAAGGCCGCGCCGGAGCAGATCGATAAGAACGGAGACGGGAAGCTGCAGTATGTGATGCTGGAGGGAGAACAGGTCCATCAGGATTCTCTCATACGGACAGAGTATTCAGTCAAGACAATCCTGAAGGAGGGGATTCCGACAGAGAAGCTGGCCAGCGGGACAGGCAACTGGATGCGCTCTCCGGCGTATGAGCTGATGCAGGAATGGATAAAAGAATATGGGGACAGGATAGAAGCTGTTATCAGCAATAATGATGAGATGGCGATGGGGGCAGTCGAGGCGCTGGAAGAAAACGGCATGACCGGGAGCAGCGGCCCGATCGTCGTAGGGATAGACGGGACGCGTGACGGACTGGAAAAGATCGTGAAGGGGGAAATGATAGGCACGGTGATGAATGTCGCGCAAAAACAGGCGGAATGTATGGTAGAGATAGCCTGTTACTGTGCACAGGATGAAAATCCAAAAGGACAGGTCGAGTATCTGAACGGCAGATATGTGCG
- a CDS encoding substrate-binding domain-containing protein, whose amino-acid sequence MDRRKRYILLAAAAVMLFTAFIFGWNNSIRNDENHIYQISYIYRNSSIEESQQAVRQGIEQAAKDYKCEVTAVAFEPAISPTEQLELVSREVKNGADAVLIEPLNSEEAADGLAGVQKKIPVIQVNTWFESDGGSMPSVHIDNYKMGKELAQKIVKDMGAAKQVLLVKSEMEYTDVYETYRGVKEYLERAGVGIKETTLSAREAGGAGMVPGALKTTDADAVAVFGTMQLELCGKLKKENTALSHTKIYGFGKSNQIISYLEEEMIQAIGVPNEYSTGYLGVMKAVSGIKGDRQEDKNIDYSIIERDNIYTTKNQRLLFPFVQ is encoded by the coding sequence GTGGACAGAAGGAAACGATATATATTGTTAGCCGCAGCCGCCGTCATGCTCTTCACTGCCTTTATCTTTGGCTGGAACAATTCCATCCGGAATGATGAAAACCATATATACCAGATATCATATATCTACAGAAACAGTTCCATAGAGGAGAGTCAGCAGGCTGTCAGGCAGGGGATCGAACAGGCAGCCAAAGATTATAAATGTGAAGTGACCGCAGTGGCATTTGAGCCGGCCATCAGCCCCACAGAGCAGCTGGAGCTTGTCAGCAGAGAGGTGAAAAACGGCGCGGACGCCGTACTCATTGAACCGTTAAACAGTGAGGAGGCTGCGGACGGGCTGGCGGGTGTACAGAAAAAAATACCTGTGATACAGGTGAATACATGGTTTGAGTCCGACGGGGGAAGCATGCCCTCTGTCCATATTGACAACTATAAAATGGGAAAAGAACTCGCGCAGAAGATCGTAAAAGATATGGGCGCGGCAAAACAAGTCCTGCTCGTAAAATCGGAGATGGAGTATACGGATGTATATGAGACATACCGCGGAGTAAAAGAATATCTGGAGCGCGCAGGCGTCGGCATAAAAGAGACGACTCTGAGCGCCAGGGAGGCCGGAGGGGCAGGGATGGTGCCCGGGGCGCTGAAAACGACAGATGCAGACGCGGTCGCCGTATTCGGGACAATGCAGCTGGAGTTGTGCGGTAAGTTAAAGAAAGAAAACACAGCATTATCTCATACAAAAATATATGGCTTCGGCAAATCAAACCAGATCATCTCTTATCTGGAGGAAGAGATGATACAGGCGATCGGAGTACCGAATGAATACAGCACGGGATATCTCGGCGTAATGAAGGCTGTCAGCGGCATAAAGGGAGATCGCCAGGAAGACAAAAACATAGACTATTCGATCATAGAGAGGGATAATATCTACACAACGAAGAACCAGAGACTTTTGTTTCCGTTTGTTCAGTAA